CCCATGAGATAATGCGTCAGGCCAAATCGGCTGGCATGCGATCCTATATAAACGAGAGCGTGAATCCCTGTGATGAATTTTATGGTTATGCATGTGGTAACTTTGCCAAGATCAATCCAGCGCTGGAAACGATCAGCACGGACTTCTTACGGACTTTAAATGCTGGCTATCAACGTCGAGTGCGTCAGTTGCTCAATAAACCCAAAATGAGCAATGACAGTCCGACAGAGACGAGGGTCAAATATTTCCATGAATCATGTCTGAATGCCGAGAAGAATTTGTGGAATCAACGCTCTCAACTAATCgctttatttaaagaatttggGGGATTTCCCGCTCTCGAGGGAAATGCCTGGAATGAGTCCAAGTTCGATGCGATTGAAATCATGGCGCAGCTCTTGAATCGTTTTGGGAAAGTGACACTGCTGAATGTGAAGGTTTCTCCGGGACTGGCCAACAGTCAGATTAATCGACTTTATCTGGGACAACTGGATGAACTAGAGAGCAACAAGGCAGTCGCTTTACACCTGAGCAATCAGTTGAAGTTGATGGAAAGATTGGAGAAGCTCTTGGGTCTCAGTGAGTCTGTTGCTCGCGAAACGGCTGTTGAGATTACGAAACTAAATGTGAAACTGGCTGGCGGCATCAGTGAGCCACAGGAAACACTTCCACCTGGTCAGATGAATCGTCTCCGTATGTTGAATGAAATGAGCGACGATTACGGCCCGACCTTGAATCTCACGCGATTTGTACGCAGCTGGTTGAATCACGATTATCAGTTGCCAGTCTTTGAATATGGCCAGAGTTATTTTTGGCAGCTGAAGAAAATTCTAGCCAACACTCCCAAGCGTGTGCTGGCCAATTATATGCTTTCCTCGCTGCTGCAGGACTTCGAGATGGTTCCATGTGGTCAAAGGACTTCTGAG
The genomic region above belongs to Drosophila innubila isolate TH190305 chromosome 3R unlocalized genomic scaffold, UK_Dinn_1.0 2_E_3R, whole genome shotgun sequence and contains:
- the LOC117789722 gene encoding neprilysin-1 isoform X2, with the translated sequence MRQAKSAGMRSYINESVNPCDEFYGYACGNFAKINPALETISTDFLRTLNAGYQRRVRQLLNKPKMSNDSPTETRVKYFHESCLNAEKNLWNQRSQLIALFKEFGGFPALEGNAWNESKFDAIEIMAQLLNRFGKVTLLNVKVSPGLANSQINRLYLGQLDELESNKAVALHLSNQLKLMERLEKLLGLSESVARETAVEITKLNVKLAGGISEPQETLPPGQMNRLRMLNEMSDDYGPTLNLTRFVRSWLNHDYQLPVFEYGQSYFWQLKKILANTPKRVLANYMLSSLLQDFEMVPCGQRTSELFTDFVDHMVYRSLEQQNPHIPGSLRQLWQELKASFTEMLQKTTWLDEKTLNEALAKLKSMSFRILGAESQNFENYYSTLIISTEDYFGNVQRALELRGRHLREDLQRAPNPNHYNDIEVSPFYAMQLNRVVIPASYMQHRYLFDDAYPMAIKYGTVGFVLAHEMAHGFDDLSRFFDAQGNQRDWFERNATQQFEQRKQCLVNQFSEFIYNDNKLPKMQLQSENIADNVGVRIAHAAYLNWLRQQPES